In a single window of the Prochlorococcus marinus CUG1415 genome:
- a CDS encoding glycosyltransferase: MSKGFYKNRRLKSFIFLTACFLVAFIPHVYNIRWLFYFILTLSFVIAFYGLLVISRNFKRNKVSNTMSIRAGNKELPVLDILVAARDEENVIARLVERLFNLDYPRNKLNIYIIDDGSSDKTPLILDRLSRQFDKLKVVSRSPNAGGGKSGALNYALKFTHGEWLLVLDADAQLKNDSLIRLFSFVEEGDWSAVQLRKSVTNVGRNFLTSCQSMEMAMDAIFQYGRLSVAGVSELRGNGQLIKKDTLLACGSFNEDTVTDDLDLSLRLLLSKSRIGILWDPPVMEEAVENFNALLAQRQRWAEGGLQRFFDYGDQLVSNKIDYLQKFDLTYFFILQYALPIVSIFDLILSIALLDSPVFWPISFIAFMLSGIAFWYGSSCKSEVPVLLKGNFLMIFVSVFYLSHWFLVIPWVTIKMSIFPKKILWRKTLHTGV, from the coding sequence ATGAGTAAGGGTTTTTATAAAAATCGAAGATTGAAGTCGTTTATATTTCTTACTGCTTGCTTTTTAGTAGCTTTTATTCCTCATGTTTACAATATCCGATGGTTATTTTACTTTATATTGACTCTTTCTTTCGTGATTGCTTTTTACGGTTTATTAGTTATTTCTAGAAATTTCAAAAGGAACAAAGTTTCAAATACTATGAGCATTCGAGCTGGTAATAAAGAGTTACCTGTGCTTGATATTTTAGTCGCAGCTAGAGATGAAGAAAATGTTATCGCAAGATTAGTGGAAAGGTTATTTAATTTAGATTATCCAAGAAATAAATTAAATATTTACATAATCGATGATGGCAGTTCAGATAAAACGCCTTTAATTTTAGATCGATTATCCAGACAATTTGACAAGCTAAAAGTAGTAAGTCGTTCTCCAAACGCAGGAGGCGGGAAATCAGGAGCTTTAAATTATGCGTTGAAGTTTACTCACGGTGAATGGTTGTTAGTTTTGGATGCTGATGCTCAACTAAAAAACGATTCTTTGATAAGGTTATTTAGTTTTGTAGAAGAGGGAGATTGGTCTGCGGTTCAATTAAGAAAATCAGTAACAAATGTAGGTAGGAATTTTTTAACTTCCTGTCAGTCAATGGAGATGGCTATGGACGCAATCTTTCAATATGGCAGGTTATCAGTTGCTGGAGTCTCTGAATTAAGGGGAAATGGTCAATTAATTAAAAAAGATACATTGTTGGCATGCGGTTCCTTTAATGAAGACACAGTTACGGATGATCTGGATTTAAGTTTAAGATTATTATTATCCAAATCAAGGATTGGAATCTTATGGGATCCTCCAGTCATGGAAGAAGCAGTTGAGAATTTCAATGCTTTATTAGCACAAAGGCAAAGATGGGCAGAGGGCGGCTTGCAAAGATTCTTTGATTATGGGGATCAATTAGTTTCGAATAAAATTGATTATTTGCAGAAATTTGATTTAACTTATTTCTTCATCTTGCAATATGCACTGCCAATCGTTTCTATTTTTGATTTAATTCTCAGTATCGCTTTATTAGATTCACCAGTTTTCTGGCCTATTTCATTCATAGCTTTTATGTTATCTGGAATTGCTTTTTGGTACGGTTCTTCTTGCAAAAGCGAAGTTCCTGTATTGCTCAAAGGAAATTTTTTGATGATATTTGTATCGGTTTTTTATTTATCACATTGGTTTCTAGTAATCCCTTGGGTAACAATAAAAATGTCTATTTTCCCAAAAAAGATTCTTTGGCGAAAAACTCTGCATACTGGAGTTTAA
- a CDS encoding SpoIID/LytB domain-containing protein, whose protein sequence is MKRKFIFLNLFFGCISLLIINTKFCSSVVAEESLKVELNTAIKKGKFLIGLRQYLGGENDSFSERKNINFITDKGFLNLQSSNGIKHKSKQINIAWRDTPIKNPKKIERIVFGPFASYESAKKQADQLKDKGFETTVAYPENWEVWIPFEDDLPDLELQYKIFSKIKNIQITPFLTSDYSFMQLEGPIHIYADEEIKINNVNFGKNFYLIQDSYGTWTLIQEIKFDDYLKGVLPHEIGPSSPLEALKAQAVIARTWGIFNSHRFHMDKYHLCISTQCQVYKPPKITNEKVQKAIDATSNLILTYENQPINAFYHGSNGGVSATAGESWQMQDYSYFNSFIDCSESFNKIFKLPILSESELNNFLDFATEQFYGSNHSLFRWNKKISSLKIKDKLIKNKLININEHVLELNAIERGASGRVTKLEIRTTKINKSIVLVKDDIRRVLSFIPSNLFTINKLSDDLWLLRGGGFGHGVGLSQSGAIEMAELGSSYEQILNHYYRGAKLEKIEILSQ, encoded by the coding sequence ATGAAACGTAAATTTATTTTTTTAAATTTATTTTTTGGCTGTATTTCGCTTTTAATAATTAACACTAAATTTTGTTCTTCTGTCGTTGCAGAAGAATCTCTAAAGGTTGAACTTAATACAGCCATTAAAAAAGGAAAATTTTTAATTGGTTTAAGGCAATATCTTGGCGGGGAAAATGATAGTTTTTCTGAGAGAAAGAATATCAATTTTATAACTGATAAAGGTTTTTTAAACTTGCAGTCTTCAAACGGTATCAAACATAAATCAAAACAGATTAATATTGCTTGGAGGGACACACCCATCAAAAATCCAAAAAAAATTGAAAGAATTGTTTTTGGCCCTTTTGCAAGCTATGAATCAGCAAAAAAGCAAGCAGATCAACTAAAAGATAAAGGGTTTGAGACTACTGTTGCTTACCCTGAAAATTGGGAGGTATGGATTCCATTTGAAGATGATCTGCCAGATTTGGAATTGCAATATAAGATTTTTAGCAAAATAAAAAATATTCAAATTACCCCTTTTCTTACTAGCGATTATAGTTTTATGCAACTCGAAGGACCTATTCATATTTATGCTGATGAGGAAATAAAAATAAATAATGTTAATTTTGGCAAAAATTTTTATTTAATACAAGATTCATATGGAACTTGGACATTAATTCAAGAAATTAAGTTTGATGATTATTTGAAAGGTGTGTTGCCACACGAAATTGGACCAAGTTCTCCTCTAGAAGCACTCAAGGCACAAGCAGTTATTGCAAGAACTTGGGGAATTTTTAATTCTCATAGATTTCATATGGATAAATATCATTTATGTATAAGCACTCAATGCCAAGTATACAAGCCCCCTAAAATTACAAATGAAAAAGTACAAAAGGCTATAGACGCAACTTCAAATTTAATTCTCACATATGAAAATCAACCAATAAATGCTTTTTATCATGGTTCTAATGGTGGAGTATCTGCTACAGCGGGCGAGTCTTGGCAAATGCAGGATTATTCTTACTTTAATTCCTTCATAGATTGTTCTGAATCATTCAATAAAATTTTTAAACTTCCAATTCTAAGTGAGTCTGAATTAAATAATTTTTTAGATTTTGCTACAGAACAGTTTTATGGGAGTAATCACTCTCTTTTTCGCTGGAATAAGAAAATTTCTAGTCTTAAAATTAAAGACAAGTTAATTAAAAACAAACTTATAAATATTAATGAACATGTTTTGGAGTTAAATGCTATTGAAAGAGGTGCAAGTGGCAGAGTGACAAAATTAGAAATACGGACGACCAAAATTAATAAATCTATTGTTTTAGTTAAAGATGATATTCGACGGGTATTGAGTTTTATACCTAGTAATTTATTTACTATTAATAAATTAAGTGATGATTTATGGCTTTTGAGAGGAGGAGGCTTCGGTCATGGTGTAGGTTTATCACAGTCAGGAGCAATTGAAATGGCTGAATTAGGATCCTCTTATGAACAAATATTGAATCATTACTATCGAGGTGCAAAACTTGAAAAAATTGAGATATTGTCTCAATGA
- a CDS encoding tetratricopeptide repeat protein: MEISSFQSYLIILFVVLIIISIVVFRQFLKTRSEELNLVKFEQKGLDSLTQATELYEFGSIQIKKRLYSEATKTFLKAIENYENEPDEAKAIINNALGFSYAAQNQFKKAIQHYNSAIKSLPEYPIALNNLASAHQRLLEYDLAYATYQKVLLIDPKNKTAIKKSKELEKRNNYKPYKGINDKGF; the protein is encoded by the coding sequence ATGGAAATTTCTTCCTTTCAATCCTATTTAATAATTCTTTTTGTAGTTCTAATAATTATTTCTATTGTTGTATTCAGACAATTTCTAAAAACAAGAAGTGAAGAATTAAATTTAGTAAAATTCGAGCAGAAAGGTTTAGATTCTCTAACTCAAGCTACAGAATTATATGAATTTGGGTCTATTCAGATCAAGAAAAGATTATACTCTGAAGCAACAAAGACTTTTTTAAAAGCAATTGAAAATTATGAAAATGAACCTGATGAAGCCAAAGCCATAATAAATAATGCTTTAGGATTTTCTTATGCTGCTCAAAATCAATTTAAAAAAGCAATTCAACACTATAACTCCGCAATAAAATCACTTCCAGAATATCCTATAGCCCTTAATAATCTCGCATCAGCACATCAGCGTTTATTGGAATATGACTTGGCATATGCAACTTATCAAAAGGTTTTATTGATAGACCCAAAAAACAAAACAGCAATAAAAAAAAGTAAGGAGTTAGAAAAAAGAAATAATTACAAACCTTACAAAGGTATAAACGATAAGGGATTCTAA
- a CDS encoding NAD-dependent epimerase/dehydratase family protein, with protein sequence MKVIVLGGDGFCGWPCAVNLADQNHDVIIVDNLSRRKIDIDLEVESLTPIASITERLSAWEEIGGKPMRFLNMDISKQYQKLLNLLIEEKPDSVIHFAEQRAAPYSMKSSFTKRYTVDNNVNGTHNLLAAIVESNLDIHVVHLGTMGVYGYGSHRGATIPEGYLKVEVPQPDGSRFEEEILHPASPGSVYHMTKTLDQLLFLYYNKNDLVRITDLHQGIVWGTNTEATLKDPRLTNRFDYDGDYGTVLNRFLMQAAIGYPLSVHGTGGQTRAFIHIKDSVRCVQLALENPPKSGERVKIFNQMTESHQVGELAKKVASLTGTDINYLPNPRNEAVENDLIVDNKCFIELGLNPTTLDNGLLEEVVEVAKKFSHRCDLKRIPCVSSWTKKQAEAIKTN encoded by the coding sequence GTGAAAGTTATTGTTCTAGGTGGAGATGGTTTTTGCGGTTGGCCTTGTGCGGTGAATTTAGCAGATCAAAATCATGATGTAATTATTGTCGACAATTTAAGTCGTAGAAAAATAGATATTGATCTAGAAGTAGAATCTTTAACTCCGATTGCCTCAATTACAGAAAGACTTTCTGCATGGGAAGAGATTGGAGGTAAACCTATGAGATTTCTTAATATGGATATCTCTAAACAATATCAAAAATTACTAAATTTGCTTATTGAAGAAAAACCAGATTCAGTTATCCATTTTGCTGAACAAAGAGCAGCACCTTACTCGATGAAATCGAGTTTTACCAAAAGATATACGGTAGATAATAATGTTAATGGCACACACAACCTGCTTGCTGCAATCGTAGAAAGTAATTTAGATATTCATGTAGTTCATTTAGGAACAATGGGAGTATACGGATATGGATCACATAGGGGTGCAACTATTCCAGAAGGATATTTAAAAGTTGAAGTTCCGCAACCAGATGGAAGCCGCTTTGAAGAAGAAATATTACACCCTGCAAGTCCTGGTAGTGTTTACCATATGACTAAAACTTTAGATCAATTATTATTTCTTTACTACAACAAAAATGATCTTGTAAGAATAACTGATCTGCATCAAGGTATTGTTTGGGGCACAAATACAGAAGCGACTTTGAAAGATCCTAGATTGACAAACAGATTTGACTATGACGGAGATTATGGAACTGTTCTAAACCGATTTCTAATGCAAGCTGCCATTGGATATCCATTAAGTGTTCATGGAACAGGAGGGCAAACAAGAGCATTTATACATATAAAAGATTCGGTAAGATGTGTACAACTTGCTCTTGAGAATCCTCCAAAATCTGGCGAGAGAGTCAAAATCTTTAATCAAATGACAGAAAGTCATCAAGTTGGAGAACTTGCAAAAAAAGTTGCATCTCTAACAGGGACTGATATCAATTATTTACCAAATCCAAGGAACGAAGCAGTTGAAAATGATTTAATTGTTGATAATAAATGCTTTATAGAATTAGGCTTAAACCCAACAACTCTTGATAATGGCTTATTAGAAGAAGTTGTTGAAGTTGCCAAAAAATTCTCTCATAGATGTGATTTAAAACGCATACCTTGTGTTTCATCCTGGACTAAAAAACAAGCTGAGGCCATCAAGACTAATTAA
- a CDS encoding thiazole synthase, whose amino-acid sequence MENYSSLLIGGKQFSSRLMVGTGKYKSTQSMVESLSKSETEIITVAVRRIKNDQTGENLLEKINWRKYWMLPNTAGCVNADEAVRIAILGRELAKLSGQEENNFIKLEVIPDKKYLLPDPIETLKAAEVLIKKGFAVLPYINADPLLAKRLEEVGCATVMPLGSPIGSGQGLLNLSNIAIIIENAKVPVIIDAGIGVPSEASQAMELGADGVLINSAIAQAVNPPLMAQAINYGVKAGRQAFLAGRIKKQDFAIASSPETSISI is encoded by the coding sequence ATGGAAAATTATTCATCTTTATTAATTGGAGGAAAACAATTTTCCAGTAGATTAATGGTAGGCACTGGTAAATACAAATCTACACAATCGATGGTAGAAAGTTTGTCAAAGTCGGAAACAGAAATTATAACCGTTGCTGTTAGAAGAATTAAAAATGATCAGACTGGAGAAAATTTACTCGAAAAAATTAACTGGAGAAAATACTGGATGCTTCCTAATACAGCTGGTTGTGTAAATGCGGATGAGGCAGTCAGAATAGCAATTTTAGGAAGAGAGCTTGCAAAATTATCAGGTCAAGAAGAAAATAATTTTATCAAGTTGGAAGTGATTCCTGATAAAAAGTATTTGCTACCAGATCCAATAGAAACTCTCAAAGCGGCTGAAGTTTTAATTAAAAAGGGTTTTGCTGTACTGCCCTATATAAATGCAGATCCTCTGCTTGCAAAAAGACTAGAAGAAGTAGGTTGTGCAACTGTAATGCCATTAGGCTCGCCTATTGGCTCTGGACAGGGTTTATTAAATTTATCAAACATAGCGATAATTATTGAGAATGCCAAAGTACCAGTGATAATTGACGCAGGAATTGGTGTGCCTAGTGAAGCTTCTCAAGCTATGGAACTTGGAGCTGATGGTGTCTTAATCAATAGTGCAATCGCACAAGCTGTAAATCCGCCTCTCATGGCTCAAGCAATCAATTATGGCGTAAAAGCTGGAAGGCAAGCTTTTCTTGCAGGAAGAATTAAAAAACAAGACTTTGCAATAGCAAGTTCACCAGAAACAAGTATCTCTATCTAA
- a CDS encoding DNA polymerase III subunit gamma/tau has translation MPNIHKPFHQKYRPNKLDELVGQNFISITLKQSILTKRIAPAYLFNGPRGTGKTSSARIFAKSLNCQAFEQPTISPCGKCDLCRQITDGNALDIIEIDAASNTGVENIREIIERAKFAPTQARWKVYVIDECHMLSTAASNALLKTIEEPPSRVVFILATTNPERVLNTIQSRCQKFDFRRISPQDIVQHLSEIAEKESIKYEVQALKMIAKRSNGGMRDAQSLLEQLNLLPDGITIKNIQDLLGEVSEIELTNLIKSLIDNNPESLIITCNKLYDAGNEPHQIIIGLLNITRDLLLHTTNNKYSDLYYTSDEFQDELDKISKTINKATIIHWHNHLRNIEYQIKTSDNPRLWFEIHLTGLLGNQEINNFQNKQEKSNNATEEKHESIKNKKIINTENISNEIQKPSIKEHISGEELIIKKDEKLEDLKGHGKEILGNISDHSHNDPGPNSLKDQWELILSKLELPSTRMLLSQQANLESFDSEQITIALSPNWANMIKSRKVIIENTVKKIFGDQIILNFSTKQLTKDNQTNSPDKPKNELKNLKPIQEIKSKTNFATKRSKEETYDDSSQNLAKFFNGEIIELNE, from the coding sequence ATGCCTAATATACATAAGCCTTTTCATCAAAAATACAGACCAAACAAACTAGACGAACTGGTTGGCCAAAATTTTATATCTATTACTCTAAAACAATCAATATTAACAAAAAGAATTGCTCCTGCATATCTTTTTAATGGACCAAGAGGCACTGGAAAAACATCAAGCGCGAGAATATTTGCGAAATCTTTAAACTGCCAAGCATTCGAACAACCAACAATCAGTCCTTGTGGTAAATGTGACTTATGTAGACAAATTACAGATGGAAACGCTCTAGATATTATTGAGATTGATGCAGCATCAAATACTGGAGTTGAAAATATAAGAGAAATTATAGAACGAGCGAAATTTGCACCTACTCAAGCGAGATGGAAAGTATATGTTATTGATGAATGTCATATGTTATCAACAGCAGCTTCAAATGCTTTACTAAAAACTATTGAAGAACCGCCTTCCAGAGTTGTATTTATCCTTGCGACTACAAATCCAGAGAGAGTATTAAATACAATACAAAGTAGATGTCAGAAGTTTGATTTTAGAAGAATAAGCCCTCAAGACATTGTTCAACATTTATCAGAAATAGCAGAAAAAGAATCCATTAAGTATGAAGTGCAAGCATTAAAAATGATTGCAAAAAGATCTAATGGAGGAATGAGAGATGCACAAAGCCTCCTTGAACAACTTAATCTTCTACCAGACGGTATAACAATTAAAAATATTCAAGACTTGCTAGGAGAAGTATCAGAGATTGAATTAACAAATCTAATTAAATCATTAATTGATAATAATCCAGAGTCATTAATAATCACCTGCAACAAATTATATGATGCGGGGAACGAACCACATCAAATAATTATTGGATTATTGAACATAACAAGAGATTTACTACTCCACACTACAAATAATAAATATTCAGATCTTTATTATACGTCTGATGAATTTCAAGATGAATTGGATAAAATCTCTAAAACAATAAATAAAGCAACAATAATTCATTGGCATAATCATCTTAGAAATATTGAATATCAGATCAAAACAAGTGATAATCCAAGGCTTTGGTTTGAAATACATTTAACTGGTCTTCTAGGTAATCAAGAGATAAATAATTTTCAAAATAAACAAGAAAAGTCAAATAATGCGACTGAAGAGAAGCATGAAAGCATAAAAAACAAGAAAATAATTAATACAGAAAATATTTCTAATGAAATTCAAAAACCAAGCATCAAAGAGCATATAAGTGGCGAGGAATTGATTATAAAAAAAGACGAAAAATTAGAAGATCTTAAGGGTCATGGTAAAGAAATTCTGGGCAATATTTCTGATCATAGCCACAATGATCCTGGGCCAAATAGTTTAAAAGATCAATGGGAATTAATTCTTTCCAAATTAGAGTTACCATCCACAAGAATGTTACTTTCACAACAAGCCAACCTTGAAAGTTTTGATTCTGAGCAAATTACAATTGCATTATCTCCAAACTGGGCAAATATGATCAAAAGCAGAAAAGTTATAATTGAAAATACAGTAAAAAAAATATTTGGAGATCAAATAATACTTAATTTTTCTACCAAACAATTAACCAAAGATAACCAAACAAACTCACCAGATAAACCCAAAAATGAATTAAAGAATCTGAAACCAATACAAGAAATAAAATCAAAAACTAATTTTGCAACAAAAAGATCTAAAGAGGAAACTTATGATGATAGTTCACAAAATTTAGCAAAGTTTTTTAATGGAGAAATTATAGAACTCAATGAATAA
- the rplT gene encoding 50S ribosomal protein L20, which yields MARVKRGNIARKRRNKILNLAKGFRGGNKNLFRTANQRVMKALCNAYRDRRRRKRDFRRLWISRINASARINGTNYSKLINGMKNAEIIINRKMLAQLALHDPKCFEKIVSSVSN from the coding sequence ATGGCACGTGTAAAAAGAGGCAATATAGCCAGAAAAAGAAGAAACAAAATCTTAAATCTTGCAAAAGGGTTTAGAGGCGGAAACAAAAATCTTTTCAGGACAGCAAATCAAAGAGTAATGAAAGCTCTTTGTAATGCTTACAGAGATAGAAGAAGAAGAAAAAGAGATTTTAGAAGACTTTGGATTTCTAGAATTAATGCTTCAGCCAGAATAAATGGAACGAACTATAGCAAGTTAATAAATGGCATGAAAAATGCCGAGATTATCATTAATAGAAAAATGCTTGCTCAATTAGCCTTACACGATCCTAAATGTTTTGAAAAAATAGTTTCTTCCGTTAGCAATTAG
- a CDS encoding glycosyltransferase family 4 protein, whose protein sequence is MKIALFTETFLPKVDGIVTRLTKTIEFLIKNGDEVIVFCPEGCPESYMGATVVGVAAMPLPLYPELKLGLPGPAVSDKLEKFKPDLIHVVNPAVLGLGGIWLAKTNNIPLIASYHTHLPKYLEHYGMGMLEPLLWELLKAAHNQALLNLCTSTAMVNELKEKGIQRTALWQRGVDTYSFRPDLRSDKMRKKLFGKYKDAKYLLIYVGRLSAEKQIERIKPVLESIPNACLALVGDGPYRKQLEKIFENTKTNFIGYLSGDELASAYASGDIFLFPSSTETLGLVLLEAMAAGCPVIGANKGGIPDIISDGVNGCLYDPDATDNGEKSLIEATKKILKNEDKREVMRQEARNEAEKWDWNQATLQLQNYYSDTLKEID, encoded by the coding sequence GTGAAAATTGCGTTGTTTACTGAAACTTTTTTACCTAAAGTTGACGGAATAGTAACAAGACTTACTAAAACTATTGAATTTTTAATAAAAAATGGTGATGAAGTTATAGTTTTTTGTCCCGAGGGATGTCCAGAATCATATATGGGCGCAACTGTAGTTGGAGTTGCTGCTATGCCATTACCCTTATACCCAGAATTGAAGCTTGGTCTACCAGGTCCTGCAGTTTCAGATAAGTTAGAAAAATTCAAACCAGATTTAATACATGTTGTTAATCCAGCTGTACTGGGCTTAGGTGGTATTTGGTTGGCAAAAACTAATAATATTCCTTTAATTGCAAGCTACCATACTCATCTTCCTAAATATCTTGAACACTACGGTATGGGTATGTTAGAGCCACTTTTGTGGGAATTACTTAAAGCAGCACATAATCAAGCCTTGTTAAATTTATGTACCTCCACAGCTATGGTAAATGAGTTGAAAGAAAAAGGTATACAAAGGACTGCTCTATGGCAAAGAGGAGTAGATACTTACAGTTTCCGACCAGATTTGAGAAGTGATAAAATGAGAAAAAAATTATTTGGAAAATATAAAGATGCTAAATACCTATTAATTTATGTTGGAAGATTATCAGCAGAAAAGCAAATTGAGAGAATAAAACCAGTCTTAGAGAGTATTCCTAATGCATGCCTAGCACTTGTAGGTGACGGACCATATAGAAAACAGCTTGAAAAAATCTTCGAAAATACCAAAACTAATTTCATAGGATATTTATCTGGCGATGAACTTGCTAGCGCTTATGCCTCTGGAGATATATTTTTATTTCCCTCAAGTACAGAAACACTTGGATTAGTTTTATTAGAAGCAATGGCAGCAGGATGTCCAGTGATTGGAGCCAACAAGGGAGGAATTCCAGATATAATCAGTGATGGTGTGAATGGCTGTTTATATGATCCTGATGCAACAGATAATGGGGAAAAAAGCTTAATTGAAGCGACAAAAAAAATTCTAAAAAATGAAGATAAAAGAGAAGTTATGAGACAAGAGGCAAGAAACGAAGCAGAAAAATGGGATTGGAATCAAGCAACGTTACAACTACAAAATTATTATTCAGATACTCTCAAAGAAATAGATTAA
- the rpmI gene encoding 50S ribosomal protein L35 has product MSKLKTRKSAAKRFKATATGKFMRRRAFHNHLLDHKSSKLKRHLSTKAVVDERDADNVKLMIPYA; this is encoded by the coding sequence ATGTCTAAACTCAAAACTCGTAAATCAGCTGCTAAAAGATTTAAAGCTACTGCAACGGGTAAATTCATGAGAAGAAGAGCCTTCCATAATCATTTACTTGATCATAAAAGCTCAAAATTAAAAAGACATCTTTCAACAAAAGCCGTAGTTGATGAAAGAGATGCCGATAATGTAAAATTAATGATTCCTTACGCATAA